The Hydra vulgaris chromosome 05, alternate assembly HydraT2T_AEP genome includes the window aaaccattttttaatagtgaatcgattttcttattttgaatgCACCTTGCATCACCATTATCTTTTGCTACTTTTGTTAATTCTATAGTAGAATCCTCACGTCGATACCAATTTTGATAGACATCTTTAATATGCCCCATGTGATTTGTAAGCCACAAAAGCTCAGAATTATTCATGTCTAACAACTGCAGAACGGTTGACAAATACTTTCTAGTTCTAGTTGGTGTAATAAGCTTTGGCTTAGATAAATTAAGCTTTTTTGTTATAGATTGCAGTGCATCCCAACCACGTAATTCAAGACAGCCTGTACCACATGCAAacacataataattttttggggAAATATTAGCATAATGCCTTGAGCTGATTAACAGTCTGACTGCATCTACAACTTCCTCAGTAAAAATAATCGGAACTAATGCTTTCACAGAAGAACctaatttaataacatatacaacataaaaaaacaacattaaaattgtctgaatatatacaaaataataaatctgaataaaaaataaaactcttaatatctgaataaaaaaaaaaataataaataagatgtcattaaactttcaataagtgaaaaaaattcCATACCTCTCCTTTTCTTTTTGCCTTCAATGTAACATAGTTTGAATCGTTCTGCAAGCTTTTTTTCTATTGGATCATCTAAAGCATCTATGTCAGTTTGGCGTTTCCACCTACCTTTTTCTACCATATCCCAATCTGGTAGTGTTAACTTTCCAGGTTCTCCACCTCTCCTAGCATTAAATGTTAGCATTCTTACATAGGTAAGTTTACACAAATGTATATATTCATTTGATGTACGTATTGGATTGTTTAAATACTTGGTGATTTCactaacaaaataatttcttaaaactttaatgTCACTTTCTTCCGGCAACATTTCTGGTGCGTTACTTTTTCTTAAATCATATACACTGCGTgcattgtttaataaaatgctGTAGTCTGATTCCATTAGCTCTAAAAAATTTCGAATGTTTTCAACCATGTCTTGTAAGCCTAGTTTCAGGTACTCTAACTTAACTATTATAGCTAGAGTTTTTAATGAATAtcctattcttaaaacaagatgGGGATTTCCAATTTGTCTTGGTCCACAATAATCTGCACAAACTTTCATAGAAGAAAGAATGTTATcatagttttttgtatttactaaATCTCTTGCAGATGTATCTTCTGCATTGAATTGTTTTCTGTATTGCAACAATAACTTTGCTAAAACTCGAAGTGCGTAGCTTATATCATGGTAACGGTCTCTTTCTTTCTTACCAAATTCTACTGCTCCATAAgtcaataataatttatcattgcGAATAATTAGATGAAGTTCATCATGTTTCATAGATGTAAGTATGTGCTCATGTACAATTCTAGCATTGCTGGTCAAACTAGATTCTCCTACTAATATACGAGAAGCTTTTATGTAACTTATTTCCTTGTTATCACTGCCACGCCTAAAACAATTTGAAACATGTTCGCAAAGTTTCCTTGCTCGGAAGAAACCATAACAATATTCACAAGGCAATAGCTCATCATCTTTGTTGACTGTACATTTTCTTacagatgttatttttttagaatttttaatgttatttatatttatattaaaatcaccTTTCCTCTCTATATAAGTCCACATATTTCTTCgctctttgcttttttttggatAACTAAGGGCTTCTATAACAAGTTCTTCATGCTTATGAATATGTTCTAAATGCCTTGGGATTTTAGAAAGATGTTTTTCACAATAAAGACAGTAGTGTTTCTTATGCCCATGTTTGTGACTGAATTCAGTAACTATAACAATAactatatactttataaaaatactaaatcgagaacttattaagttaaatacaaaaactattacCATTGTTATTGTCAGATGCAATTTCATCATCAGAACTGTGTATCCTGTTTTCAATAAGCTGACTAACTTCTTCTTTGTTGCATAATTTAGAAATGATTTAGAAa containing:
- the LOC136080890 gene encoding uncharacterized protein LOC136080890, which produces MENKRRPSRSNVPSLECDPTAYKYCIEKKDPDYLKKYYINAINGHGVFTEVILKKGQFICAYFGELISLEEGERREDIYEENKGSFIFFLEHDRLKYCIDATNTECIGKYINDSPMKSANAIIKVIMVDFQPYLCIFAHATILLGTEIRYDYKAPNLWWRKLKHLLKPFTLGELESDTASEPSGILDEVVSSDHDEFVNSVEILPATYLVFSAPPHLIDFCKVTSTPKKETTKQLKSEILHSSSKKRRYPQRDVSKCLNYRMPELDLDSSLRDDSGIDDSFLKQILQSSNEESSGEDDRDSDYNIPKYIGTTESESESDIIDVIHNEILSIPNEEILIRKEEVSQLIENRIHSSDDEIASDNNNVTEFSHKHGHKKHYCLYCEKHLSKIPRHLEHIHKHEELVIEALSYPKKSKERRNMWTYIERKGDFNININNIKNSKKITSVRKCTVNKDDELLPCEYCYGFFRARKLCEHVSNCFRRGSDNKEISYIKASRILVGESSLTSNARIVHEHILTSMKHDELHLIIRNDKLLLTYGAVEFGKKERDRYHDISYALRVLAKLLLQYRKQFNAEDTSARDLVNTKNYDNILSSMKVCADYCGPRQIGNPHLVLRIGYSLKTLAIIVKLEYLKLGLQDMVENIRNFLELMESDYSILLNNARSVYDLRKSNAPEMLPEESDIKVLRNYFVSEITKYLNNPIRTSNEYIHLCKLTYVRMLTFNARRGGEPGKLTLPDWDMVEKGRWKRQTDIDALDDPIEKKLAERFKLCYIEGKKKRRGSSVKALVPIIFTEEVVDAVRLLISSRHYANISPKNYYVFACGTGCLELRGWDALQSITKKLNLSKPKLITPTRTRKYLSTVLQLLDMNNSELLWLTNHMGHIKDVYQNWYRREDSTIELTKVAKDNGDARCIQNKKIDSLLKNGFEGNGISNVNAGESASVGTFLDEDVVDNGNSNVIENEFINVVCKSKIQNKRQNMHEESKKTWKGWTEEENASLRKAFSIYITRKIPCSLFDVKKIIESIPCLHKRGHKIVKDKLNNIIRRK